Below is a genomic region from Fischerella sp. PCC 9605.
TCCACAGAGATGGGAAAAAGCCAAGAATGGGAATCAAATACCAAACTAGGTGTAGGGAAGATGACGCGGAGATATTGTCACTAAAATCTCCGTGGCGATCTGTCGACCTGTCCTCATGTCCTTCTTTCCTCTTATTTGACAAAGACAATTCATCAATTGGTTCAAAGTTATCCATATGGTTGAGTGCAATCCTAAATTAGACGGATGAATCAGAGTAATGTAGTCAGAGATAATAGGCTTTAAAGAAGGACTATATTCAGTTGTATCCCGCAATCGGCAGATGCAGACACGCAAGCTCTTAGACTGGTGGCAGACGTTCACACCGTTAGCTCGAATAGGCGCGATCGCTCTGTTCGCCCCACTTTTGGTACTCAATGGCTGGGCGATTTCAGTAATTTTTCATTACTTCCATTCGCTGATTGTCATTTTAGTTGCAGCCTCTGTGCTAGCGTTTCTGCTCAATTATCCTGTAAGTTGGATGGAGCGTCATGGTGCAAGGCGAGAGCAAGTTGCCATTTTAGTATTTTTATTGGCTTTATCGATTCTATTAGCATTAGGAGTTACACTCGTTCCTCTCGCTCTCACCCAAGCTCAACAGTTGGTGGCGCGTTTACCGGAATTGATTGACTCTGGACGCTCCCAATTGATGCTCTTGAACGAGAAAGCCGAAAGCATGGGTTTACCTATTAATCTTGATGCGCTATTGGTGCAAATCAACGATCGCGTTAAGGGACAATTGCAGGCGATCGCCGGACAAGTTTTGAATCTGGCGGTAGTCACTTTCACCAGCCTGCTGGACTTTCTGCTGACGATGGTTTTGACTTTTTATCTGTTGCAGCATGGCGATGAACTCTGGCAAAGTTTGGTAGATTGGTTGCCAAGCAAATTTCGCGACGCTTTTTCGCAAACAGTACGCCTCAGCTTTCAAAATTTCTTTATCACTCAATTGATTTTATCTACCTGTATGGCATCAGCTCTGATTCCTACCTTTTTATGGCTGAAAGTGCCATTTGGTCTGCTATTTGGCTTAAGTATTGGCATTATGGCTCTTGTTCCCTACGGAGGTTCTGTAGGTATCGCCATAACTACGATATTGGTGATGCTACTAGATTTCTGGATGGGAGTGAGGGTAGTAATTGCAGCGGTAATCGTGCAGCAAATTCTAGAAAACTTAATCGGGCCTCGAATTCTAGGCAGTTTTACGGGTTTAAACCCAGTTTGGGCACTAATTTCAGTTTTGACAGGAGCAAGGATAGGCGGTATTTTGGGTGTAATTTTAGCTGTACCCACTGCT
It encodes:
- a CDS encoding AI-2E family transporter; translated protein: MQTRKLLDWWQTFTPLARIGAIALFAPLLVLNGWAISVIFHYFHSLIVILVAASVLAFLLNYPVSWMERHGARREQVAILVFLLALSILLALGVTLVPLALTQAQQLVARLPELIDSGRSQLMLLNEKAESMGLPINLDALLVQINDRVKGQLQAIAGQVLNLAVVTFTSLLDFLLTMVLTFYLLQHGDELWQSLVDWLPSKFRDAFSQTVRLSFQNFFITQLILSTCMASALIPTFLWLKVPFGLLFGLSIGIMALVPYGGSVGIAITTILVMLLDFWMGVRVVIAAVIVQQILENLIGPRILGSFTGLNPVWALISVLTGARIGGILGVILAVPTAVVIKTALSALRPNVMSNQSEMGENLVSGEAVVNISEQTEESCHKPIGETSTKESINPQSV